The genomic interval GAGTTTGGTACGTGAGGCTTTCTTTATGAACTGTCGAATCACCGTAAAGGAATTGCATGAGCGAACACCCTTCCGTACGTGTCCACGTTTGTTGCTCTCCGACAGATTCGATGTCGCTCTGTGCATTCGCGGGCTCTGGTGTAGGATTTGGTTTCAGCTGCTGTTGCTCCCCTTTCGAGTGGCCAGTTTCTCTTTTGAGAATTGGGGttccgtctccctttcttgaCACTTTGCCTCCTAAACTGCATTCATGCCGGAcacgtctgctgtctctATTTTGTCTCAGATGGTGAAAAGACATCAAGAAAAGCTCCAGACAAACGAGAACTTGCGACGCAAGCTGGACATAAGGTGAATTTTGAAGGACCACACGGTGTCGTAGCGTCGGTCTGGGGTTTCGGAGGAGTAGCAGAGAGGTGTATTGAATCTTCACTCTGGAAAGTGCGAGAAGCGTAGCTGCGTGTGAGGTAGTAACACCTGGAATGACGTCTAGGAAACGGGTGGTCTTCAGTACCTTTCTGGTGCTTCTTCCGTCCTCGGTTTTGTTGTACAGCAAGCTCGAGGACGAAAGACGAGAATGCACTTTCAAACCCGTTACACGGAGTTCACGGAAGCCCCTGGCTCAACAGAGATCATGCCTTATCAAGATGAAGCAACTCGCTGACAAACAAAAAGGTGAGATGGCTGTTAGGCTGTGTTTTTCTGACTTTCCAGCGGTTCAGAGGTGCGGGGGTTCATGTGTATGTTCCAGGCGCAGCGCGTGCACTGGTCGACTGTGATCTTTGCAGTTTGTATCTGCACCTCCAAATTGAGCTAAGCTAGATACACTTCACCGGTGTCTGTCCGCGAGtggttcttctcttctgtctccgtggcCTCGCCTTGCTTGTTCACGTATTTGCCTCGCGATTCGTGGCgatgtttttctttgtgtgtCGCTGTGGGTGAAACGACTCATTTCTGTCATCTGGACGTGGAGAAGAGGTTCTTTTTGTTCTCTGCATAGTGCTAGGCTTTTCATTTCTGCAGCGTGTTCGTGCGTATCTGTTGCTTTGCTATCTGCCGACAGATCTGATAAACGCTGTGTGTGTCCTTCACCAAGAAGAGCGCGACATCGACgacctcatcgcggtgagTGTGAATGCCTCTGTTTTGGCGGATGGCTTTGGTTTAAATCTCTTGTGTTTCGCTGGCACCTTCAACGTGTGCTTcacttctcgctttctttttcccGGGTTTTcccgtctctttctgttccaACGTCGCCGTCGTAAAATATCTTTTCCCTCCTTGCAGAAGGAACTTCAGGCAGACATTGCCTGCGCGTCGGAATCGGGAAACAACGACGAAATTCACAAAGTCTTGGACTTTTACCGCCATCtcagagcagaagagacatcTCGTCTGCGCTCCCTAAAACTCGACCTTGTGTCTCAGGTCTCCAGGTACGAACGCATTCGCACCGCGACAGCCGACCTGGAAGTAGCAAACACTTTCAAAACTTGAACAAAATTACGCGCTTGTTCCTGTATCCGGGAGAAAACCGGGAAACGTAAATACTTAGGATTAGCTCTGCGATTCTTGAACactctcctgcctctcgaTCCGAGCCGATGACCTGTCTTTGGAGACGCCAAGCTATCTGTAGGCCGTGCAGATACCGTGGCACAGGACAATTCTGGGATGTTCCTAAATTCATAGGTGCCACACATGTGAAACAAGGGTTTCAGGTCGACggttttttctgcagaggagagcagaacaTAGTTGTCGTTTTGCGGGGCTTGGGGGGAGCGCGAATTAACACGTCCGTTGCCTGTGCACAAAGGTTTTCCCCTCGAGATACAGTTGAGAACTTTTGTGACTCAAAACAAGACATCTTTTCACTCTCCTTCGATCTGGGGTTTCAGGTTGGAGCAGCAGTACAAACGCACAGCCGCTGCGGTCAACCTTGTTGAGTCGGACATCGCAGAGACTGTTGGATTCGACCTGAAGCTGGCGGAGCAACTGAACGATGAAATCCGGTAAGCGCGAGACCTTTTCAATCACGGCAGCCGTCGCCTCTATATGAGCATACGACACTTTGGCGAACAGTCCGATTAAGGACAGGACCCTCGCACGCTTgatttccttcgctttctctcccaaAACTCTCCTAGCATGTACGTCTCCTGCTTATACTTGTGTTCATTTTCTTTGTGTTCTGCGTCCCCCCCGTCTTAGGCAAGACATCGACGCCGCCAATTCGCTGCGTCTAGGAGCACGTTTCCGTTCGATTCTCGAGGCGGTGACGACGGGTCAGCCGTTGTTTCCTCCAAACGAAAGGGGCGTGTCTCTGCTCTACGACGGCGCTGACGCGGCCTACAGCCGGCGTCAGTCGAAGGGTCCCGACCTGGCAAGTCGGTCGGCGTCCCGTCACCGTTTTTCCattcgaggagacagtttcTCCCGGGGACTGGAGCAGCGCCAGCGGTCTCCGGCGCTCTCCCGTAGGGGCGCCAGCACGCGTCGCGTCTCCAGACAAGCCAGCCAGCTGCACATGCACTCGAGCCGCTCCTGTAGCCCCGGGCCGAGTGGCCCCGCGAACGGCGGCGTCCGTCGGTCGACATTTGGCGGCGATGCGCCTTCCGGCTTTGCGAAGCCCCTGCAGCAGAGCATGCCTTCGCCGCAAGTGAGTCCGAGATTTCTCGGCTTCCAGCGCCCCGCCAGTCCCGCGCTCCGAGCGGTATCGGCTTTGTATCCCAGCCCTGAACTGCGATCCAGCAGCAACAGCTCCGGCAAAAACTCTGCAGGGCGTTGCATTTCCGGCTTCGGGGCCTTGACGCCGAGCGACTCAGCCGGGATCCACCATCCCTGTGACTCGTACCCTCAAAACAACCAGTCGCCGAGCAAGAGCTTCCAGATGTCGGGCGGGTTTGGCGCTGTTATCGAGAACGAAGGACTTGCCTTCAACTCTTCGGGAGAAGGCAAACCACTAGACGTCGCTTCGCCTGCAGGCGCCTCGCCGCGGATGTTGACTTCGtggcagaaggaaaaggcgaaacaTGAGATGCGCCAGCGGCTTCCGTCTCGCCATGGGAGCGACGGATTATGGAGCGCGCCGCTGACGTCGCACAGAGGCAGCTTCAACGCGTCGCGGGGCTTCAttgacagagacgaaggcccGAGTCGAGTGCCCTCGTCCCGTGGTGCGACCCCGCGAAAGGCACCCCAGCACCCAGCCGCGGGTTTAGCGTCTACGCGAAATGCTTTCCAGTCTGTCTCGGGCTACTCCTTGATGCATCCCCCGATGATGACGCAGACTCCTCCGACGCTGGGCCCCGTCTCTTCGCCGGtcgcgaagagacaagcagGACAGGCACTCGGCAATGTggcggcgtctccgcgcttCGCTGGCACGTGGAATGGTCAGCTGAGTGGGCAGCAGGTAGGGGACCCTGGGGTGATGGCCAGCAACGGCGGGAACCCGGCGTTGATAGACACGCTTCCCAACACGCAAAACGATGCGACTTTACACTCGATGCACGGGGGCGGCGCGGGGTACATGAAAGCGATGGCGTTCATGAGCAACCATCCTGGGAACATGAGCAACAATGCCGCTAATGCGGTCGCCAGTGCCGGCAACATGAGCAACAACGCCAGAGGCGCCGTGGTGGCCCCGAGCGGAACGGTTCAGGCCTTTCATCAGTCGTGTTCAGTGCGACCTTTGGGTGGAGCGCAGCTGCGCACCGTGATAGGGAACGCCTTCCCGTGTGCCCGAGCGCCCAACGCGATGGCGGAGACGCCTGGCTTCCCTGCCCGCATGCCTGTGGGTTTCGTCCAAGACAAAGCCCCGCCGATGAGTGCACAACCGAACTACCCGATGGTGGCTTTCCAGGGCGCGCCAATGCCGGTGCAAGGCGTCGGGTCGTTCACACCTCCGTCGCCGAGAAATTTGCCTTACCCAGTGCTTGCGGAGACGCAGGCCATTCTTCAGAAAGGAGTCGTGCAAGCGGAGTCTGACAAGACAGGAACGTCTGTGTCGGTTCAGGGAAACGGATCCCCGGCGCCTTTCCCCACCCAGACAGCTGTGAAGCAGCCGCTCGCAGGCCCCCAGGCTCCCGTGTTAGGCGCGCCGACCCCAAATCTCCCTCGCTTGGCTGGCGGCGCCGTTCTGAAACTCGCGAATAATGGCCACGTGGCTTTTGTCGACTTCGCTGCCACAGCCAAACAACTTCAGAGGGGGGGCATGGCTAGCGCACGCTAGGCAGAAGGGACTTCGAGGATCACGCGAGAAAAGCTACGACAGACTCCCCAAAATATCACACGTCCACTGACGGCGTTTTGCAGGGGGAAACGCCACTAGAAGGAAGGACTTGCGACAAACAACAGACTCTTCACGACAGCGGCAAAGTGGCGCGTCTCGACATCCGGAACTGTGTCGGGAAAGTCTGTGGAGAAACCGTCGCCGTCGATGCCTGTCGCGATGCAGCTTTGTTCGTGAAAAATGGAAAACGCGTCGAAGGAACGTCAACAAGCGTCAATGAAAGAGACAACCGTTCGGACCTCTCCGATCGtcaagggagagacgaggtgCCGCTGGAGATGCCAAGCGAGCGCTGTGAATGTGGCTAGGTTTCTCTGAGGGGTCTACGTTCAAACTAACGTTCGAGCCCCCCTCCTGTCCCACGTCAGATACCTGAGAAAGGGATCGACGTGGTTCCGTGCAATTGTGTGCCTTTAAGCTGCAAATGCGTTTACGTCTACATGAATGAATGCGTCGAAAGTGTCTTCTTGCCAAGGCTTATCCTACTCGAAAGTGTTTTGTGATTTCTGCTGCCTAACAAGTCGTGGATCGTTCTCTACACTGCCCCATGTGAACCGCCCAGGCTCAGGGCACCTGAAGGCACCAGGTGCAAGAGCGAAGCTCCGCAAGTTCATTCGTTCGCGTCCTTTTATTAAGGCCACGCTTTTCTATACACCCGTGTTTCTGTTTGGCTGTTCAGTCACTTGCAGTGTACTGCCATTGCTTTTCAATTTTTCTCTGCGCGTTCCTCCAGCAGACTCACTCCTGTTTCCCGTTTCAGATGCGGCAGGGGCGGTGGAACACATCTGTCACTAACCCATGGCGATGGAAGGCATCATCAAGCATGGTATTCACTGCAGCGTGCGAGAACCGTGTCGGCGCTTCCacctcgcttttctcttttcgtcgaCCCGTGGGGCTGGATCTGGATAGCCCCGGCCCAGCTGGCGCTCGACAAACTCTTGTCAAGAAGATACAGACGGCCAACAAAAAGGAAATTTCCGCTTTGCGTCGCACTTTTGGCGTGTTGGGTGTGGGGGTGGACCTGCCAAGGGCAAGAGAACTGAAATcgagggagagcgaggatGAATATGCACGTCTTCCGACGTAACTCTTTCGCCCCTCGTGCGACAATCTTTTTCCCCGTTTGCACAACCTGACTGCGTCTTGAAACGTTTTTTCCCCTCAGGGTTGGTTTCATCGAAGATACCACGAGACGCAACAAAACACGGATCCCAGGCACCCACAATTTTCTTTCAAACACGAGGCGAGACACTTCCGGTCTCGCTCCCCTAAAACTCCCAAAACTGCCCTCTGAACCAGAGAGACGCCTTGTCGCCCGAGGTTTTCAAAAAATAGCTGAAACCAGCACTTTGTACTTCCCGCAACTCTACCGgttaatatatatatatatatatatatatatgagtgcGGATAGAGACATGATGTTTTCATGTCTGCAGTTCAGAAGCCTGCGACCGATGGTTCGTCTGATCTGCGGTCCCGTTTACGAAGAGAACGTCCTCTTTTCAGGCACTTGAAGTTGCGCGAAATTACTGCAAGTGCATATCTGTCCAGGTCTTTCCGCCTGTATAAAGCGAACGTTTTTCAAGAGCTCATAGACTGCGGACCCTGAACCTGAGAAGCCGCCCTTGACAACACATCTGCTCTCACTCCGACCCTTCTTGTGTGTCTGCTTCGGTGCACCAGACATTTTTTGGGTTTTATTGATGAGGCAGAATCCGTTCTTTCCTAAAAGCGTTTCCTGAAGTTTCTAGAGAGCTGCCGATACCTGCCAGGCCTCCAGAGTGTCTTGGGCAGCGGGGAGAACTGCAGTCTGTTGCCACCCGTCGCCAGGAGGAGGCGCTTTGGCAGGAAGCATCGCGAGAAGGACAAGGAAGTTTTCTTTCGTCATTTCTGCCGGCTGCTCTCCTACGCCAACAAAGAGGGAGGCGCTCCCGGAGAGCGAGTTGGAGTCGAAACACCGCGAGGCCCCTGGACTTCTGGTGATTGCCTCTCCGAGAACAAATGGGAGGTCCTCGGCACAGCGAATTTCGTAGCGATTTGAAACCTGGACTCCACACTTGAGAATCAGATCCAAGGCGCGCTGctggagaacagagagaacacgaGACGTGGGGGACATGAACCTTCACCTCAGAAAAACACGTTCACAGAAAAACCTAGAAATGCCATTCGACGCGTAAATGGATCCTTTAGAGCTTCGAAGGCGTCACCTTTGGCTGCTCAGCCTCGTGGTAGCTTGTAGTCTGGCGAGCAAGCGTGGAAGCCGCGGTTCTCTTGATATACTCAGTCCAGCCTCCATTTGCACACGAACACTTGTGGCCTCTAtcttctgtttcgctctgtcttctcgttcttctcctcttcgtctctttctctagGTTTTGAGGTgtgtggcgcatgcaggggaAAGTCAAGACCTCGCAGTTCGGCTCCCTCCACAAACACACATCCACTGTGCCTCCTACGTGATCCGTGCGTACCCATCAGCTAATTACCAGCTTGCACGTGAAAATACGGTTTCGTACCTCTGTGGAGAAACGTCTCTGTACAACTACGTTCTATCGACACCTGTGGACTCGCCTCTACGCGAAGGCAGtgaaaggaaagcgaagcaagtgaggaagggaagagaaggggagggcTCAGCAGataaaagagaggagacatgcCTTCGCGTTTGGGAGCAGGCCGAACTAAACCTCGATCGCATATGGGTGAGAGCAGAGCCACATGCCGCCGCGCAAACGAGTTCATTGACCGGACAGATGTTCTGCATTTGAGACGCAAAACGACGTTCACCTATCCACGTCCAGGCCCGAACGTAACATGTGTAACCGAGTTTCGATTTAGATGCACATATGGGCACAATTCAtccttgtacggtttgtacctacttgactcctcagtttaagTTAAGGAGCCCTTTGTTTATGGCTTGGACGCTTTTAAACGGCAAAAGCGTCGCTTCGCTCGGCCGTCTCTCTAACGCACCTTGAATGCAGCGTAGAGCACGCAGTCTCGCCGACTCTCggcggcggcgaagaagatgaatgctgacagagaagaaaacaagagctAAGGAACACAACAATCACAGACTGTTTGTCAAGGCGCAACGCCTGGACTGTCGCCACAAAGAAACGTCCGCAGAAACCTCTTCTAAGAGCCTTGGAAAAACACATATACTTAATCGAAAACTGGACGAAGCCACCGACGCCGGAAGGACTAAGCTGTCCCCTTACACAGAAGTGGACCATTCGGGAGTCCACTCTCGTTGACGCAGATTGATAGACCGAAGGATTTCGCACACACGAACActgggaagcagagaaaagttCCAAGCAAATAAACGAGAGATTGGAGAAACGGGCGAAAAAACGAGTCGACCTGTCGGGCAGAAACGAAGTTCGCAGCAGTGCACGCATTTGTTTCGGGGAACGCAGAAGGACAGGATACttcgaaagagaaaagagaaaatccTGACCCGCCGAGTCTTCGtagcgaaggagaaagtaGCGCGGGCGACCGTCGGTCACATGCTGCTGAAGGAGCGCTGAAAAAGTACGCATGAAAAGCATGTTGTGTCCTACGTGAGAAGAACAATCTCATAAACACTCGCGGTtaaggagagacgaaatc from Toxoplasma gondii ME49 chromosome VIIa, whole genome shotgun sequence carries:
- a CDS encoding hypothetical protein (encoded by transcript TGME49_282070), with protein sequence MSCQAGPKDQAKQRSSSMEAYWNGATEAQFQLQRGEGLGYNSSGRVVAQMNGLAGSSAVPSGPSVSSQNAETKVPSWTNPSSMGPVFHSNPPTDMTGSAPSGTQNPVTPLFSVAQTQHGQPVQLNSATRLISQDHTSVSFAATPTFPGNSRYASTVSDTFQASSSFEGTRISSVSGHGISTGENHTAQQQLQQLPGLRASGSPAAENSRKMSNLSFTDKRSSVPGEYRSSDESASCTKTPGEAKRTSVDCSLESNVNSQRTVVSDVSSQPRHPEGSGRRSRKPTCFDLLYNDALVRRARKQREEEALRSKPSNGQKQTPQQWEQRWSLMVKRHQEKLQTNENLRRKLDISKLEDERRECTFKPVTRSSRKPLAQQRSCLIKMKQLADKQKDLINAVCVLHQEERDIDDLIAKELQADIACASESGNNDEIHKVLDFYRHLRAEETSRLRSLKLDLVSQVSRLEQQYKRTAAAVNLVESDIAETVGFDLKLAEQLNDEIRQDIDAANSLRLGARFRSILEAVTTGQPLFPPNERGVSLLYDGADAAYSRRQSKGPDLASRSASRHRFSIRGDSFSRGLEQRQRSPALSRRGASTRRVSRQASQLHMHSSRSCSPGPSGPANGGVRRSTFGGDAPSGFAKPLQQSMPSPQVSPRFLGFQRPASPALRAVSALYPSPELRSSSNSSGKNSAGRCISGFGALTPSDSAGIHHPCDSYPQNNQSPSKSFQMSGGFGAVIENEGLAFNSSGEGKPLDVASPAGASPRMLTSWQKEKAKHEMRQRLPSRHGSDGLWSAPLTSHRGSFNASRGFIDRDEGPSRVPSSRGATPRKAPQHPAAGLASTRNAFQSVSGYSLMHPPMMTQTPPTLGPVSSPVAKRQAGQALGNVAASPRFAGTWNGQLSGQQVGDPGVMASNGGNPALIDTLPNTQNDATLHSMHGGGAGYMKAMAFMSNHPGNMSNNAANAVASAGNMSNNARGAVVAPSGTVQAFHQSCSVRPLGGAQLRTVIGNAFPCARAPNAMAETPGFPARMPVGFVQDKAPPMSAQPNYPMVAFQGAPMPVQGVGSFTPPSPRNLPYPVLAETQAILQKGVVQAESDKTGTSVSVQGNGSPAPFPTQTAVKQPLAGPQAPVLGAPTPNLPRLAGGAVLKLANNGHVAFVDFAATAKQLQRGGMASAR